A region of Myxococcus stipitatus DSM 14675 DNA encodes the following proteins:
- a CDS encoding sigma-54-dependent transcriptional regulator, producing MPGRVLMVEDEREMRALLEKGLTRRGYAPVALGSADEALTRLATEDFDVVLTDLRMPGMDGLALCERIVLNRPDIPVIVVTAFGSLETAVAAIRAGAYDFVTKPIDVDALVLVLERAVQHRALRDEVRRLRQELGRRQDSGAVVGESTAMQQAYALIDRVADLDSTVLITGESGTGKEVAARAVHTRGRRAEGPFVALNCAAMPEALLESELFGHAKGAFTDAKAARTGLFVQAHGGTLFLDEVGELPLTLQPKLLRALQERMVRPVGGDTEVPFDARIVAATNRDLELAVEEGRFREDLYYRLNVIGVELPPLRARGNDVLLLSQRFIEQFAARNNKRVVGLSPAAAQRLLTYGWPGNVRELQNCMERAVALTSFEQLTVDDLPERIRNYSQPKGAAENTDPSELVTLEELERKYIHRVLETVGGSRTLAARILGVDRKTLYRKLERDDEAKKP from the coding sequence ATGCCAGGCCGCGTCCTGATGGTCGAGGACGAGCGCGAGATGCGCGCCTTGTTGGAGAAGGGACTGACGCGCCGGGGCTATGCGCCCGTGGCGCTCGGGTCGGCGGACGAGGCGCTCACGCGGCTTGCCACCGAGGACTTCGACGTGGTGCTGACGGACCTGCGCATGCCGGGGATGGATGGGCTGGCGCTGTGTGAGCGCATCGTGCTCAACCGGCCGGACATCCCGGTCATCGTGGTGACGGCCTTCGGGAGCCTGGAGACGGCGGTGGCCGCCATCCGCGCGGGGGCGTACGACTTCGTCACCAAGCCCATCGACGTGGACGCGCTGGTGCTGGTGCTGGAGCGGGCGGTGCAGCACCGGGCGCTCCGGGACGAGGTGCGCCGGCTGCGGCAGGAGCTGGGGCGCAGACAGGACAGCGGCGCGGTGGTGGGCGAGAGCACCGCGATGCAGCAGGCGTATGCGCTCATCGACCGCGTGGCGGACCTGGACTCCACGGTGCTGATTACGGGGGAGAGCGGGACGGGGAAGGAGGTGGCCGCGCGCGCGGTGCACACGCGAGGGCGGCGGGCCGAGGGGCCCTTCGTCGCGCTCAACTGCGCGGCGATGCCGGAGGCGCTGCTGGAGAGTGAGCTGTTCGGGCACGCGAAGGGGGCGTTCACGGACGCGAAGGCGGCGCGCACGGGCCTCTTCGTGCAGGCACATGGCGGGACGCTGTTCCTGGACGAGGTGGGCGAGCTGCCGCTCACGCTCCAGCCGAAGCTCCTGCGGGCGCTGCAGGAGCGGATGGTGCGCCCGGTGGGTGGGGACACGGAGGTTCCATTCGATGCGCGCATCGTCGCGGCGACGAACAGGGACTTGGAGCTGGCGGTGGAGGAGGGCCGGTTCCGTGAGGATTTGTACTACCGGCTGAATGTGATTGGGGTGGAGCTGCCGCCGCTGCGGGCGCGAGGGAATGACGTGTTGTTGTTGTCGCAGCGGTTCATCGAGCAGTTCGCCGCGAGGAACAACAAGCGGGTGGTGGGGCTGTCTCCCGCGGCGGCGCAGCGGCTCCTGACGTATGGGTGGCCAGGGAACGTGCGCGAGCTGCAGAACTGCATGGAGCGCGCGGTGGCGCTCACGTCGTTCGAGCAGCTCACGGTGGATGACCTGCCCGAGCGCATCCGGAACTACAGCCAGCCCAAGGGGGCGGCGGAGAACACGGACCCCTCGGAGCTGGTGACGCTGGAGGAGCTGGAGCGGAAGTACATCCACCGGGTACTGGAGACGGTGGGTGGGAGCCGCACGCTGGCGGCGCGGATTCTCGGCGTGGACCGCAAGACGCTGTACCGCAAGCTGGAGCGGGACGACGAAGCGAAGAAGCCCTGA
- a CDS encoding sensor histidine kinase encodes MRLARKFTLALVLLAVAVIAGLQVIQVRRELERSALDMQHDHRLLGHALAGTISKAWELAGEREALNLLHQSNNFQEQVHLRWVWLDGGPGTPSLVGFPPRLLATLRQGKDGSMVDPEPAPGLLHSYTPVFIGLGVGRRFGAIEITESLGEERQHVFVTVVGTIVATGTITFAFFIVAMAMGRRLVGEPVDQLVQLAHSFGQGDLTARVRLPPKRRGDELTTLANAMNRMGEQLEETRSRLSTETTARLAAVEHLRHADRLTTVGKLASGVAHELGTPLNVVMGRSKMISSGEAEGEEVAECARIITQQTQHMTGIIRQLLDFARRRAPHRAPEEVRELVARSLSLLKPMASKKSITLVEDVPPDVMLEADGGQVQQVLTNLVMNALQAMSKPGTVSVRAALIRATPPQDVGGAEGSYVRVDVEDEGPGIAPDVLGHVFEPFFTTKDVGEGTGLGLSVSYGLVRDHGGWIAVRSELGRGSCFSIYLPSGGDTCQAAS; translated from the coding sequence GTGAGACTCGCCCGTAAGTTCACCCTCGCCCTCGTCCTGCTCGCCGTGGCGGTCATCGCCGGGCTGCAGGTCATCCAGGTTCGCCGGGAGCTGGAGCGCTCGGCGCTGGACATGCAGCACGACCACCGGTTGCTCGGCCACGCGCTCGCGGGGACCATCAGCAAGGCCTGGGAGCTGGCCGGTGAGCGTGAAGCGCTGAACCTCCTGCACCAGTCCAACAACTTCCAGGAGCAGGTCCACCTGCGCTGGGTCTGGTTGGATGGGGGCCCGGGGACTCCGTCCCTCGTCGGCTTTCCGCCTCGCCTGCTGGCCACGCTGCGCCAGGGCAAGGACGGCTCCATGGTGGACCCGGAGCCCGCCCCCGGCCTGCTGCACTCCTACACGCCGGTCTTCATCGGCCTGGGCGTCGGCCGACGCTTCGGCGCCATCGAAATCACCGAGTCCCTGGGCGAGGAGCGTCAGCACGTCTTCGTCACGGTGGTGGGCACCATCGTCGCCACGGGCACCATCACCTTCGCGTTCTTCATCGTGGCCATGGCCATGGGGCGGCGGCTCGTCGGCGAGCCGGTGGACCAATTGGTCCAGCTCGCGCACAGCTTCGGCCAGGGAGATTTGACGGCGCGCGTGCGGCTGCCGCCGAAGCGACGCGGGGACGAGCTCACCACGCTGGCCAACGCGATGAACCGCATGGGTGAGCAGCTCGAGGAGACCCGCTCGCGGTTGTCGACGGAGACGACGGCGCGACTGGCCGCGGTGGAGCACTTGCGTCACGCGGACCGGCTCACCACGGTGGGCAAGCTGGCCTCGGGTGTGGCGCACGAATTGGGCACGCCGCTCAACGTGGTGATGGGCCGCTCGAAGATGATCTCCTCGGGCGAGGCGGAGGGAGAGGAGGTCGCCGAGTGCGCGCGCATCATCACCCAGCAGACGCAGCACATGACGGGCATCATCCGGCAGTTGCTCGACTTCGCGCGGCGGCGGGCTCCCCACCGGGCGCCGGAGGAGGTGCGGGAGTTGGTCGCGCGCTCGCTGAGCTTGCTGAAGCCCATGGCCTCGAAGAAGAGCATCACCCTGGTGGAAGACGTGCCGCCAGATGTCATGCTGGAGGCGGATGGAGGACAGGTGCAGCAGGTGCTGACGAACCTGGTGATGAACGCCTTGCAGGCCATGAGCAAGCCGGGGACGGTGAGCGTGCGCGCGGCCCTCATTCGGGCGACGCCGCCCCAGGACGTGGGCGGCGCCGAGGGCAGCTACGTGCGGGTCGACGTGGAGGACGAGGGCCCTGGCATCGCGCCGGACGTCCTGGGCCACGTGTTCGAGCCGTTCTTCACCACGAAGGACGTGGGCGAGGGCACGGGGCTGGGGTTGTCCGTGTCCTACGGTCTGGTGAGAGACCATGGCGGCTGGATTGCCGTGCGAAGCGAGCTGGGACGCGGTAGCTGCTTCTCCATCTACCTGCCGAGCGGAGGGGACACATGCCAGGCCGCGTCCTGA
- a CDS encoding MXAN_6577-like cysteine-rich protein, translating to MSCLLLTGCPDSGVVCGEGLSRCGDTCVDLTSASANCGACGVTCGEGQLCSEGACTCQAGTTACGGACVDTRSSPQHCGGCAGAGGTVCASGQVCEQGACKVSCSAEGFQRCGDSCVNLDTDTSHCGTCGTACGDARSCRGGVCTYDVVATCFNSGQVVGIQSGTDFKGPSVQVASSPQSAARLSDVLLVLDSANKLVQARLGDYGVLPARNDTGRAPNQFIVRDPLIYILNSTDNTIQVLRRDEAAIPGAPPGARFPDGITFSDIGNVPFGANTNPFAMALLREELWITLYGNLMGDPTFGGRVLRVSLANPLRPRVVDTIDLPTGAALKPFPNNTTLPTPAGITAHRDMLYVALNNLNPATYSPGGPGFLARINPANNTVSLIELGADCLNPGSVASVGEQLLVSCSGKANYDANYNLLSVEKTGLVLLDAQDQVVATAPVACAPGASGCAIPAAGRFAVVGQRAYVGDTNGGRIFVHEVVGNTLVERRGLKDTSQPPIAACPASGFSLVSDVVALP from the coding sequence TTGTCCTGTCTGCTCCTGACGGGCTGCCCCGACTCGGGCGTTGTCTGCGGCGAAGGACTCAGCCGCTGCGGCGACACCTGCGTGGACCTCACCAGCGCCTCCGCGAACTGTGGCGCCTGCGGCGTCACCTGTGGCGAAGGACAGCTCTGCTCCGAGGGCGCCTGCACCTGTCAGGCGGGCACCACGGCCTGCGGTGGCGCGTGTGTCGACACCCGGTCCTCGCCCCAGCACTGCGGCGGCTGCGCGGGCGCGGGCGGTACTGTCTGCGCCTCCGGCCAGGTCTGCGAACAGGGCGCCTGCAAGGTGTCCTGCTCCGCCGAGGGCTTCCAGCGCTGCGGCGACTCGTGCGTGAACCTGGACACGGACACGTCCCACTGCGGCACGTGTGGCACCGCCTGCGGCGATGCGCGGAGCTGCCGAGGTGGCGTGTGCACGTATGACGTGGTCGCCACGTGCTTCAACTCGGGGCAGGTGGTGGGCATCCAGTCCGGCACGGACTTCAAGGGCCCGAGCGTCCAGGTCGCCTCCTCCCCCCAGAGCGCCGCGCGGCTGAGCGACGTGCTCCTGGTGCTCGATTCCGCGAACAAGCTGGTGCAGGCACGACTGGGTGACTACGGCGTCCTGCCCGCGCGCAACGACACGGGCCGCGCGCCCAATCAGTTCATCGTCCGGGACCCGCTCATCTACATCCTCAACTCCACGGACAACACCATCCAGGTCCTGCGGCGCGATGAAGCAGCCATCCCTGGCGCGCCCCCGGGTGCCCGCTTCCCCGACGGCATCACCTTCAGCGACATCGGCAACGTGCCCTTCGGCGCCAACACCAACCCGTTCGCCATGGCGCTGCTTCGCGAGGAGCTGTGGATCACCCTCTATGGCAACCTGATGGGCGACCCGACCTTCGGTGGCCGCGTGCTGCGTGTCTCCCTGGCCAACCCGCTCCGGCCTCGCGTGGTGGACACCATCGACCTGCCCACGGGCGCCGCGCTCAAGCCCTTCCCCAACAACACCACCCTGCCCACGCCCGCGGGCATCACCGCGCACCGAGATATGCTGTACGTCGCGCTCAACAACCTGAACCCCGCCACCTACAGCCCTGGCGGCCCGGGGTTCCTCGCGCGCATCAACCCAGCCAACAACACCGTGAGCCTCATCGAGCTGGGCGCCGACTGCCTCAACCCGGGCTCCGTGGCCTCCGTCGGTGAGCAGCTCCTGGTGAGCTGCAGCGGCAAGGCGAACTACGACGCCAACTACAACCTGCTGTCCGTGGAGAAGACGGGCCTGGTCCTCCTGGACGCACAGGACCAGGTCGTGGCCACCGCGCCCGTGGCGTGCGCGCCCGGGGCCAGCGGCTGCGCCATCCCCGCCGCGGGCCGCTTCGCCGTGGTGGGCCAGCGTGCCTACGTGGGTGACACCAACGGCGGGCGCATCTTCGTACACGAGGTGGTGGGCAACACGCTCGTCGAGCGGCGTGGACTGAAGGACACTTCGCAGCCGCCCATCGCCGCCTGCCCGGCCAGCGGGTTCTCGCTGGTCAGCGACGTGGTGGCGCTGCCCTGA
- a CDS encoding TonB-dependent receptor plug domain-containing protein produces the protein MRRGLAVVLCASAPAWAQETRPEEPLSEVIDVVGKVPDPEPMDRASQRDPSSVVTVISVEERGGTARDTADILATSPGVSVQDSGGYGQSKSLVVRGASSNGTLVLLDGIPLNGAGGNTDLSRIPLALAREFEVMRGSAGARYGSGGLGGVVNIVTRSPGDTVSLSGELSYGSWNTATGWLAATAPLLDSELLLLLHGGTSSGDFPYPFDPTPTFPGDAPESRRRDNNDARGLGALLRLRHRLAPGVVVDAMAEGALDGRGLAGTAQNPVADARQSNRRGVLSLRLLGSLAGGIQLSARAHLRQEHLKLSGGPVAQRGEQSLLAGGAEVEGRMPLGRAHVLSLTSSVGREGLTTEGEPTGTTPRTSWLRASVMAMDDVSLFDGDLHVTPSVRLERVGRYTLLSPKVGARMSLPARLEVRANVGQTHRAPSLMELYVRQGTLLPNPDLRPERAVSADVALAHRTEHSLVSVGGFHTLYEDLIAYEAYPPFAAKPSNFSSASVSGLEVDMEARPTSFLSGSLAYTFLVSRNLRDDPRYYLRDLPHRPRHTLSARVALGPSWLTGRAELRAQSSQFRNRTGELVLPGRALLHAGLSSTVGRRPALTFSLDFKNLLDAHVEDFDGYPLPGRTVLASVAMTLDLSPTPPRKDPPP, from the coding sequence GTGCGACGCGGCCTCGCCGTGGTGCTGTGCGCCTCCGCCCCCGCCTGGGCACAAGAGACCAGGCCGGAGGAGCCCCTCTCGGAGGTCATCGACGTCGTGGGCAAGGTGCCCGACCCGGAGCCGATGGACCGCGCCTCCCAACGCGACCCGAGCAGCGTCGTCACCGTCATCTCCGTGGAAGAACGCGGAGGCACGGCGCGAGACACCGCCGACATCCTCGCCACCTCCCCCGGTGTCTCCGTCCAGGACTCGGGTGGCTATGGCCAGAGCAAGAGCCTCGTCGTCCGTGGCGCCTCGTCGAATGGAACGCTGGTCCTGCTCGACGGCATCCCGCTCAACGGCGCGGGCGGCAACACGGACCTGTCCCGCATCCCCCTCGCGCTTGCTCGCGAGTTCGAGGTGATGCGCGGAAGCGCGGGGGCTCGCTATGGCAGTGGTGGGCTCGGGGGCGTGGTGAACATCGTCACTCGCAGCCCCGGCGACACGGTGAGCCTCTCGGGAGAGCTCAGCTACGGAAGCTGGAACACCGCGACGGGCTGGCTCGCCGCCACCGCTCCCCTGCTCGACAGTGAGCTGCTGCTCCTCCTCCACGGAGGCACGTCCTCCGGAGACTTCCCCTACCCCTTCGACCCCACGCCCACCTTCCCCGGCGACGCCCCCGAGTCGCGCCGCCGCGACAACAACGATGCCCGAGGACTCGGGGCCCTGCTTCGCCTGCGTCATCGACTGGCGCCTGGCGTGGTCGTGGACGCCATGGCCGAAGGGGCTCTCGATGGCCGAGGCCTCGCCGGCACCGCGCAGAACCCCGTGGCCGATGCCCGCCAGTCCAACCGTCGCGGCGTGTTGAGCCTGCGTCTCCTCGGCTCACTCGCGGGCGGCATCCAGCTCTCCGCTCGAGCCCACCTCCGCCAGGAGCACCTCAAGCTGTCCGGCGGCCCCGTGGCACAGCGAGGCGAACAGTCCCTGCTCGCGGGCGGCGCCGAAGTCGAGGGGCGCATGCCGCTGGGCCGTGCGCACGTCCTGTCGCTCACCTCGAGCGTGGGGCGTGAAGGGCTCACCACCGAAGGCGAGCCCACGGGCACGACGCCCCGCACGTCCTGGCTGCGAGCCAGCGTCATGGCGATGGACGACGTGTCCCTGTTCGACGGCGACCTCCACGTCACGCCTTCGGTGCGCCTGGAGCGCGTGGGCCGCTACACGCTGCTGTCCCCCAAGGTCGGCGCGCGGATGTCCCTCCCCGCGCGGCTGGAGGTCCGCGCCAACGTGGGACAAACCCACCGCGCACCCTCGCTGATGGAGCTCTACGTGCGACAGGGGACGCTCCTGCCCAATCCAGACCTGCGCCCCGAGCGAGCCGTCTCCGCGGACGTGGCCCTCGCGCATCGGACGGAGCACTCCCTCGTGTCCGTGGGCGGCTTCCACACCCTCTACGAAGACCTCATCGCCTACGAGGCCTACCCCCCGTTCGCCGCGAAGCCCTCGAACTTCTCGTCCGCGAGTGTCTCGGGACTGGAAGTCGACATGGAGGCGCGGCCCACGTCCTTCCTGTCGGGCTCCCTGGCGTACACGTTCCTGGTCTCACGCAACCTCCGGGACGACCCTCGCTACTACCTTCGCGACCTGCCTCATCGTCCTCGCCACACCCTCTCCGCACGTGTGGCCTTGGGCCCCTCCTGGCTCACCGGACGCGCGGAGCTGCGAGCCCAGTCCTCACAGTTCCGCAACCGCACCGGAGAGCTGGTGCTCCCTGGGCGAGCGCTGCTGCACGCGGGACTCTCGAGCACCGTCGGCCGTCGCCCCGCGCTCACGTTCTCCCTCGACTTCAAGAACCTCCTCGACGCCCACGTCGAGGACTTCGACGGCTATCCCCTGCCCGGTCGCACCGTGCTCGCCTCGGTGGCGATGACGCTCGACCTCTCCCCCACTCCCCCTCGAAAGGACCCTCCCCCTTGA
- a CDS encoding DUF2804 domain-containing protein — MTPESDARLPLAPTSVATPEGAPRFGTYQGELPEVDLASLQGPWAVSSLYPLRRAWWHSVFVATPDVFALFSVMNLGYTASAYLVALDLRERTPLCDVTFPGQRIEAAAAEELRAMRARPGTDLGNSFKTGGGSLSLHRGAADEPYRVDVDINRIRARSPLHGVRWSGELNTTDSPPALTVVSQVDSDRCRVDVTMKHACVSALGSLEAGGKQFRLEGGLGGLDYTQNCMARHQAWRWAFATGRLADGTPLGFNLREDFMPLGPVAHENVLWLGDRVYLLPPIHFEFSDVKLLAPWRVRSEDGAVDLRFQPFYVHSEHHEQPLCHSKFEQPIGFFEGTVTLGGKTLQLSGVPGVTQKQSRNVL; from the coding sequence ATGACACCCGAGAGCGACGCGCGCCTGCCTCTTGCCCCCACCTCCGTGGCCACTCCGGAAGGAGCACCTCGGTTCGGCACGTACCAGGGTGAGCTGCCGGAGGTGGACCTCGCCAGCCTCCAGGGGCCGTGGGCGGTCTCTTCGCTGTACCCGCTCCGGCGCGCCTGGTGGCACTCCGTCTTCGTGGCCACTCCCGACGTCTTCGCCCTCTTCTCGGTCATGAACCTGGGCTACACCGCGAGCGCATACCTGGTCGCGTTGGACCTGCGCGAGCGAACCCCGCTGTGCGACGTCACGTTCCCAGGCCAGCGCATCGAGGCAGCGGCGGCTGAAGAGCTGCGGGCGATGAGAGCCCGACCCGGTACCGACCTCGGGAATTCCTTCAAGACCGGGGGCGGGAGTCTGTCGCTCCACCGGGGTGCGGCGGACGAACCTTATCGGGTGGACGTGGACATCAATCGCATCCGAGCCCGCAGCCCCCTTCACGGCGTTCGCTGGAGCGGAGAGCTGAACACGACGGACAGTCCGCCCGCGCTGACGGTGGTCTCCCAGGTCGACAGTGACCGCTGCCGGGTGGATGTGACGATGAAGCACGCCTGCGTGTCGGCGCTCGGCAGCCTGGAGGCAGGTGGCAAGCAGTTCCGCCTGGAAGGCGGCCTGGGTGGCCTCGACTACACGCAGAACTGCATGGCACGCCACCAGGCCTGGCGCTGGGCCTTCGCCACCGGGCGCCTCGCGGACGGAACGCCCCTGGGCTTCAACCTCCGCGAAGACTTCATGCCGCTGGGCCCCGTGGCCCACGAGAACGTGCTCTGGCTCGGAGACCGCGTGTACCTCCTGCCCCCCATCCACTTCGAGTTCAGCGACGTGAAGCTGCTGGCGCCGTGGCGCGTGAGGTCAGAGGACGGGGCGGTGGACCTGCGCTTCCAGCCCTTCTACGTCCACAGCGAGCACCACGAACAACCCCTCTGCCACAGCAAGTTCGAGCAACCCATCGGCTTCTTCGAGGGCACCGTGACCCTGGGAGGAAAGACCCTCCAGCTCTCTGGCGTTCCGGGCGTCACCCAGAAGCAGTCCAGGAACGTGTTGTAG
- a CDS encoding putative metal-binding motif-containing protein: protein MSYLRGFCVAGLLVLGGCTAPNPDQQSAFIDVDYTPSFKTGCFVVRVSDEADATKFVEERFTGEKRTPPLALRAIRKESWGTTVKVTVAAHERDCQGQEVDRAVLSVDLSGEGRKTPLRMSLVAPDADGDGYVAPNGEKGGTDCDDSGPNAAVRFPGNPEACDFEDNDCDEVVDEAFPTKGMACNNSSCTGVWVCNEEKTAVACSAVAPRLFYVDRDGDGDGDPSGVAEEVCEGETPPPGFAERLHQDCDEVDPSTKSSGVEVCDALDNNCNGVVDEGLSCGGTLKVVSDHHVRPVQQSWKTVALGPSGYPVWIAGQGGGLAVRRAAGQKFESFSANDRTGSPPSDGSLPINANSCGDHDWTVAWVDSSGKVFLGGEKGHVAIHNGRSDFVCNPDVTQSPGEASFELHTITGMVGFEPGGKRLIYLTDIEGRLFRWDAEGPPVRIDGSSIGFYGLHAFNSNEPHAVGSPGARNNPSDPNNLQTFRRYSVKTGVPVTKLNSAALPDDVPGRVNAVWFGFERNACAVGDGGAVWRWNGVDAWKKVASPAGLTVEFSSVVMTYDRENALNPLNEQCFMVDRSANGRLRRSTLHGWGKGPDLPAASADVPLNDIAMTDSGTELWVVGDNGRVFHYPEP from the coding sequence ATGAGCTATTTGCGAGGATTCTGTGTCGCAGGGTTGTTGGTGCTGGGCGGGTGCACGGCTCCAAACCCTGACCAGCAGAGCGCTTTCATCGACGTCGACTACACGCCGAGCTTCAAGACCGGCTGCTTCGTGGTGCGCGTCTCGGATGAGGCGGATGCCACGAAGTTCGTGGAGGAGCGATTCACAGGCGAGAAACGGACCCCGCCGTTGGCACTGCGAGCCATCCGGAAGGAGAGCTGGGGGACAACGGTCAAGGTGACAGTCGCCGCGCACGAGCGGGACTGTCAGGGCCAGGAAGTGGATCGAGCGGTGCTCTCCGTGGACCTGTCGGGCGAAGGCCGCAAGACCCCGCTCAGGATGTCCCTTGTGGCGCCAGATGCGGATGGGGATGGATACGTCGCTCCGAATGGCGAAAAAGGAGGCACGGACTGCGATGACAGCGGACCGAACGCCGCCGTGAGGTTTCCAGGCAACCCCGAGGCCTGTGACTTCGAGGACAACGATTGCGACGAAGTCGTAGACGAGGCCTTTCCCACGAAAGGCATGGCTTGCAACAACTCGTCCTGCACCGGGGTGTGGGTCTGCAACGAGGAGAAGACCGCGGTGGCGTGTAGCGCGGTGGCGCCAAGACTCTTCTATGTGGACCGCGACGGGGATGGGGATGGAGACCCGAGTGGGGTCGCGGAAGAGGTCTGCGAAGGCGAGACTCCTCCTCCGGGCTTCGCGGAGAGACTTCACCAGGACTGCGATGAGGTGGACCCCAGCACGAAGTCCTCAGGCGTGGAGGTGTGTGACGCCCTCGACAACAATTGCAATGGAGTGGTCGACGAGGGGTTGTCGTGCGGAGGGACACTCAAGGTCGTATCCGACCATCATGTCCGCCCAGTTCAGCAAAGCTGGAAGACGGTAGCCCTGGGGCCGAGCGGGTATCCTGTATGGATTGCCGGCCAGGGTGGAGGGCTGGCGGTTCGCAGAGCGGCGGGACAGAAGTTCGAGAGTTTCAGCGCCAATGATCGTACGGGTTCACCGCCCTCGGATGGGAGTCTGCCCATCAACGCCAATAGCTGCGGCGATCATGATTGGACGGTGGCCTGGGTTGACTCCTCTGGCAAGGTGTTTCTGGGCGGCGAGAAGGGGCATGTGGCCATCCACAACGGAAGAAGCGATTTCGTGTGCAACCCTGATGTGACCCAGTCCCCCGGAGAGGCCTCGTTCGAGTTGCACACCATCACGGGGATGGTCGGCTTCGAGCCAGGGGGAAAGCGGCTCATCTATCTCACCGACATCGAAGGGCGGTTGTTTCGCTGGGACGCCGAGGGTCCGCCGGTAAGGATCGATGGCAGTTCCATCGGCTTTTATGGCCTCCACGCTTTCAACTCAAATGAACCGCACGCAGTGGGAAGTCCGGGCGCTCGGAACAATCCGAGCGATCCGAACAACCTGCAGACCTTCCGGCGCTACTCGGTAAAGACTGGGGTCCCAGTGACGAAGCTTAATTCCGCTGCTCTCCCGGACGATGTGCCCGGCCGCGTGAATGCCGTGTGGTTTGGATTTGAGAGGAACGCATGCGCCGTGGGGGATGGCGGGGCCGTGTGGCGTTGGAATGGGGTGGATGCGTGGAAGAAGGTGGCGTCCCCTGCGGGATTGACAGTCGAATTCAGCAGCGTGGTGATGACGTACGACAGAGAAAATGCGCTGAATCCTCTGAACGAACAGTGCTTCATGGTGGATAGGAGCGCGAACGGGAGGCTCCGACGCTCGACACTCCATGGATGGGGCAAGGGACCGGACTTGCCAGCCGCCTCAGCGGATGTGCCGCTGAACGACATCGCGATGACGGACTCCGGCACGGAGCTCTGGGTCGTGGGCGACAACGGCCGTGTCTTTCATTACCCCGAGCCATAG